Genomic segment of Polynucleobacter necessarius:
TATTTCAGCATTCCCATACGTCGGCTTTAAAGCAGTAGCCAAGATATTCAAAAGCGTTGTCTTGCCAGAGCCAGAGGGCCCAATAATGGCAATGCACTCGCCAGCACTTGCCACCAAAGATACTTGGCATAGTGCGGGCGTGCCATTACTGTGCTCAAAGCCCAGTTGTTGTAGTGAGAATCCCACGAGACTACTTAATTAGCCCAGCTGAGCGCGCTGCTTTTTCGATATCGTCGTAATTCGATGATTTGGTTGTGACGTACTTGCTTGCACGTTGCAGATCCATTAATTCTTTGTAGTTCGGATTGCTGGCATCAAGCTTTAAGAAGGCATCGGTAATCTTCTTGACCAGGGCTGGATCTAGATCTCCGCGCACTGTCCAGTTGTAATCAAAATAGGGCGGTGTTGTGGAGAGCACCTTTGACTTGAGTGCATTTGGATTTTTAGCTTCATTTAACTTTGCCCATACCGAAGCATTGAGTGCTCCAACATCAGCCTTGCCGCTAGCTACAAAGGCAACTGTTGCATCGTGCGCCCCTGAAAATGCAATGTTCTTGAAGTCTTTGTCTGGATTAATGCCGGCTTGCATTAAAAAATATCGTGGCATTAAGTGACCTGATGTGGAGGATGGTGATCCAAAGGCAATTGTTTTGCCTTTTAATTCACCCAGGGTTTTTAAAGAGCTATCAGCCGGAATAATAAAGACGCTTGTAAATTTTTCATCTTCAACGTACTGAATAATAGGAACAGCTGTGCCATTCGTTCTAATTTTAGTTTGCACATAAGTAAACCCGCCAAGCCAAGCCATATCAACTTTCTTGGTTGCTAAGGCCTCTACAACTGCTGCATAGTCAGTCACTGGGGTAAATTCCACTTTCATGCCAGTTTCTTTAGAGAGGTAGTCGCCGAGTGGTTTAAATTTACGCTGCAACTCTGTTGGGGACTCATCAGGAATGGCTGAGATGCGCAAGACATCTTGAGCTAAGGCTCCGGTGCTAGCGCTACAGACAATGCCAAAGGCAAGCATTAATACGGAGAA
This window contains:
- a CDS encoding putative selenate ABC transporter substrate-binding protein, with amino-acid sequence MLAFGIVCSASTGALAQDVLRISAIPDESPTELQRKFKPLGDYLSKETGMKVEFTPVTDYAAVVEALATKKVDMAWLGGFTYVQTKIRTNGTAVPIIQYVEDEKFTSVFIIPADSSLKTLGELKGKTIAFGSPSSTSGHLMPRYFLMQAGINPDKDFKNIAFSGAHDATVAFVASGKADVGALNASVWAKLNEAKNPNALKSKVLSTTPPYFDYNWTVRGDLDPALVKKITDAFLKLDASNPNYKELMDLQRASKYVTTKSSNYDDIEKAARSAGLIK